One Candidatus Hydrogenedentota bacterium DNA segment encodes these proteins:
- a CDS encoding PD40 domain-containing protein, which yields MSGYYRQPTVHGDTVVFVSEDDLWRVPLAGGTALRLTASQGAVATPCLAPDGKWIAFSAREEGAWEVYVMPANGGPAERLTFQGGVAVVVGWVGDGAEILYSSDADAPFSRARHLWSVPRTGGIPARLPWGIANHLSRGPGNSAVIGRSTGDPARWKRYRGGNAGQLWVDREGEGTFERINPVEGNITAPMWIGKRIYFIADHEGVGNLYSCTPAGRNVHRHTHHEDFYARGASTDGRTVVYHAGGDLYRYDIREDTAQKIPVDLPSPRVQRNRRYAPADKYLQGYQLRPDGKALALTARGKLFTMGNWEGPVFQHANEPAARARLCAWLNDGKRVVFVSDRTGEERLEIADTTGTGKPRTLKKIDIGHAMGLAVSPITDRVAVENHRFELIVADLASGKSRTADRSEFGPITGAAWSPDGQWIAYSFPDTSRTRVIRLYHAPTGKRFCVTRSEFFDAAPSWDPEGKYLYFLSFRAFNPVYDTLHFDLGFPKAMRIMVAPLRLDVPDPFVLRPDPPETPKADAEKDKDKEKDKEKGTKVAPIKIDTAGLTDRILMFPREASRYGRVVGLKGKLLYSEYPIRHALGGNGGSGEGRGSVYCFDLASMKEEQILTGVDGFSLSRNRAMLIYRSGKKLRVVKAGEKPAEQKANGLVRDGGKSTGWIDLDRIKVAVDPPQEWRQMFREAWRLQRDYFWDEKMSGVDWKKVYRRYEPLLERVSCRGELSDLLWEMQGELGTSHAYEYGGDYRSAPHMPQGMLGADLAWDARGKGYRIGSMIAGDSWDEDAHSPLLAPGTGVAKGDLILAINGQPLSKAVTPGHALVNRAGQQVALTVRRKKAAPRVVTVRALGGEQLLRYRAWVNEKRAEVHRRGGGQVGYVHIPDMGARGYAEFHRGWLPELHYPALIVDVRFNGGGHVSQLLLEKLARKRLGYDVARWHAPEAYPRESVQGPMVALTNDFAGSDGDIFCHCFKRMGLGPLIGSRTWGGVIGISPRTALVDGSVTTQPEFSFWFDDVEWGVENYGTDPDQEVYITPQDYKAGRDPQLEAGLEAILGLLKENPPALPPFQKRPARNLPRLPRRDGASGGKRSR from the coding sequence ATGTCTGGATACTACCGGCAGCCCACGGTGCATGGAGACACGGTCGTTTTTGTTTCCGAGGATGACCTCTGGCGCGTGCCGTTGGCCGGCGGGACGGCGTTGCGCCTCACCGCGAGCCAGGGGGCCGTCGCGACGCCATGTCTCGCGCCCGATGGCAAATGGATCGCGTTCAGCGCGCGGGAAGAGGGCGCGTGGGAGGTCTACGTCATGCCCGCGAATGGCGGCCCCGCGGAACGGCTGACCTTTCAGGGGGGCGTCGCCGTCGTGGTGGGCTGGGTGGGCGACGGCGCCGAAATTCTCTATTCGAGCGACGCGGACGCCCCATTCAGCCGCGCGCGCCATCTGTGGTCCGTGCCGCGAACGGGCGGCATTCCGGCGCGGCTGCCGTGGGGCATTGCGAACCACCTGAGCCGCGGCCCCGGGAACAGTGCGGTTATTGGAAGAAGCACGGGCGACCCCGCACGGTGGAAGCGCTATCGCGGCGGCAACGCGGGCCAGCTCTGGGTCGATCGCGAGGGCGAGGGAACATTTGAACGGATCAATCCCGTTGAGGGCAACATCACCGCGCCCATGTGGATCGGGAAGCGCATCTACTTCATTGCCGACCACGAAGGCGTCGGCAACCTCTACAGCTGCACGCCCGCCGGGCGAAACGTCCACCGACACACGCACCACGAGGACTTTTACGCGCGCGGCGCGAGCACCGACGGCCGCACGGTCGTCTATCACGCGGGCGGCGACCTCTATCGCTACGACATCCGCGAGGACACCGCGCAAAAAATACCCGTGGACCTGCCCAGCCCCCGCGTGCAGCGGAACCGGCGTTACGCCCCGGCGGACAAGTACCTTCAGGGATACCAGCTCCGGCCCGACGGAAAGGCGCTCGCCCTGACCGCGCGCGGAAAACTGTTCACGATGGGCAACTGGGAAGGTCCCGTCTTCCAGCACGCCAACGAACCCGCCGCGCGCGCCCGGCTTTGCGCCTGGCTGAACGACGGCAAGCGCGTGGTTTTTGTATCGGATCGCACGGGCGAAGAGCGCCTCGAAATTGCGGACACCACGGGAACGGGGAAGCCGCGCACGTTGAAGAAAATCGATATCGGCCACGCCATGGGACTTGCGGTTTCGCCGATCACCGATCGCGTTGCGGTGGAAAACCACCGCTTCGAGCTTATCGTGGCCGACCTGGCGTCCGGCAAGAGCCGCACCGCGGACCGCAGCGAATTCGGCCCCATTACGGGCGCGGCCTGGTCGCCCGACGGCCAGTGGATCGCCTATTCCTTCCCGGATACGTCGCGGACCCGCGTCATTCGGCTCTACCACGCCCCCACCGGAAAGCGGTTCTGCGTCACCCGCTCCGAATTCTTCGACGCCGCGCCGTCGTGGGACCCGGAAGGCAAATACCTCTACTTCCTGTCGTTTCGCGCGTTTAATCCCGTCTACGATACGCTCCACTTCGATCTCGGCTTCCCCAAAGCGATGCGGATTATGGTGGCTCCCCTCCGGCTGGACGTGCCCGATCCCTTCGTGCTCCGCCCGGATCCCCCCGAGACCCCAAAGGCCGATGCCGAAAAAGACAAGGACAAAGAGAAGGACAAAGAGAAGGGCACGAAGGTCGCTCCGATCAAAATCGATACCGCCGGCCTTACGGACCGGATCCTGATGTTCCCGCGCGAAGCCAGCCGCTACGGCCGCGTCGTCGGGCTCAAGGGCAAGCTGCTCTACAGCGAATACCCCATACGCCATGCCCTCGGCGGCAACGGGGGATCGGGCGAGGGCCGCGGGAGCGTCTACTGTTTCGACCTGGCCTCGATGAAGGAGGAACAGATCCTCACCGGGGTCGATGGTTTCTCGCTCTCGCGCAATCGCGCCATGCTCATCTATCGTTCCGGCAAGAAACTGCGCGTGGTCAAGGCGGGGGAGAAGCCGGCCGAACAGAAAGCAAACGGCCTGGTGCGCGACGGCGGCAAGTCGACCGGCTGGATCGATCTCGACCGCATCAAGGTCGCCGTCGATCCGCCTCAGGAATGGCGGCAGATGTTCCGCGAAGCCTGGCGGCTCCAGCGCGACTATTTCTGGGACGAAAAAATGTCCGGCGTGGACTGGAAAAAAGTGTACCGCCGCTACGAACCCCTCCTGGAGCGTGTCTCCTGCCGGGGTGAATTGTCCGACCTCCTGTGGGAGATGCAGGGCGAACTCGGCACGTCGCACGCCTACGAATACGGAGGCGATTATCGAAGCGCGCCCCACATGCCGCAGGGAATGCTTGGAGCCGACCTGGCCTGGGACGCGCGCGGCAAGGGATATCGGATCGGGTCCATGATCGCCGGCGATTCGTGGGATGAAGACGCGCACTCGCCCCTGCTCGCGCCGGGAACGGGCGTGGCGAAGGGCGATCTGATTCTGGCCATCAACGGGCAGCCTCTCTCCAAAGCGGTGACGCCCGGGCACGCCCTCGTGAACCGGGCCGGCCAGCAGGTGGCCCTGACCGTGCGCCGCAAGAAAGCCGCCCCGCGCGTGGTGACCGTGCGCGCGCTTGGCGGCGAGCAACTACTCCGCTACCGCGCCTGGGTCAACGAGAAGCGCGCCGAGGTCCACCGCCGTGGCGGCGGGCAGGTTGGTTACGTGCACATCCCCGACATGGGCGCGCGCGGCTATGCGGAATTCCACCGGGGCTGGCTGCCGGAGCTGCATTACCCGGCGCTGATCGTCGATGTGCGCTTCAACGGCGGCGGGCACGTCTCCCAGTTGCTGCTGGAAAAGCTGGCCCGCAAGCGCCTCGGCTACGACGTGGCGCGCTGGCATGCGCCGGAGGCCTACCCGCGCGAGTCGGTTCAGGGGCCGATGGTCGCGCTGACCAACGATTTCGCGGGGTCCGATGGCGATATCTTCTGCCATTGCTTCAAGCGCATGGGCCTGGGCCCCCTTATCGGCTCCCGGACCTGGGGAGGCGTCATCGGAATCAGCCCGCGCACCGCGCTCGTCGACGGAAGCGTGACCACGCAGCCGGAGTTCTCGTTCTGGTTCGACGATGTCGAGTGGGGCGTGGAAAACTACGGCACGGATCCCGACCAGGAGGTCTATATCACCCCCCAGGACTACAAGGCCGGGCGCGATCCGCAACTTGAGGCGGGTCTGGAGGCGATTCTGGGCTTGCTGAAGGAGAACCCGCCGGCCTTGCCGCCGTTCCAGAAGCGGCCGGCGCGGAATCTGCCCCGCCTGCCCCGGCGCGATGGCGCATCCGGGGGGAAACGAAGCCGGTAA
- a CDS encoding penicillin acylase family protein: MFRPRILARALLVAGLACASLASAGTVTIYRDTFGVPYIYGDTDAGAAFGLGYAQAEDRLDDLYINIRQAVGRMAEVLGKDHLQSDYMMRLARNAERCAEYWPTAPEPLRAIGDGFAAGVNAWLADNPGKASPYALDLEPWHGLAVMRAMILNWPLGNIRDELRQKGNTLGWGSNEWAVAPERSADGSAILLADPHLTWQGMSVFYEAHVYGDALAEQHGFFLVGVYLLAYGHNQHVGWAPTTGGPDTGDVYAMKLNPDNPTQYEYDGEWRDAKVGMISIPVKGGDPVQMPTYTTHLGPAFAEPNIEKQTILVGATPYFDQMQLLEQGYKTLQARNVDEFTEAISMNQFMQQNLMSADRDGNIAYARVGMTPIRPEGYDWGAPVPGNTSKTAWLGIHPLSDHVQIKNPPHGYMQNCNISPEFMMVDSPLTPDKYIDYLYNVSWDTRNSRGDRALQVLDADDSLTREEAIDLAFDITDPYWAGWKSALEKVAIGPAKVALEDAGYKTDFDRLLNWDARYHRDSTAAPLVRYFRLTAFEKVDPGKVNAGRHLNMDELFALKDALDEAREQMIALYGRTDIAWGDMITVGRGGKFFPASGGDYGGGENDKRVRSLLSLGVRETEQGSGKYLANKGSMAMILMFMHEDGVESYTCVPWGQSADPDSPHYMDQGEKLFTQRKFKPVFRTKEALLENTTSEKTLTYDPS, translated from the coding sequence ATGTTCCGTCCACGCATTCTCGCCCGTGCCCTTCTCGTTGCCGGACTGGCCTGCGCCTCCCTGGCGTCCGCCGGAACGGTGACCATTTACCGCGATACCTTCGGCGTGCCGTACATCTACGGCGATACCGACGCCGGCGCCGCCTTCGGGCTTGGCTACGCCCAGGCGGAAGACCGGCTCGACGATCTCTACATCAACATCCGGCAGGCGGTCGGACGCATGGCCGAGGTGCTCGGCAAGGATCACCTGCAGTCCGACTACATGATGCGCCTCGCCCGCAACGCCGAGCGCTGCGCGGAATACTGGCCCACCGCGCCGGAGCCGCTTCGCGCCATCGGCGACGGGTTTGCGGCCGGCGTGAACGCGTGGCTCGCCGACAATCCCGGAAAGGCTTCGCCCTACGCCCTCGACCTGGAGCCGTGGCATGGCCTCGCCGTCATGCGCGCCATGATCCTGAACTGGCCGCTGGGCAACATTCGCGACGAGCTACGGCAAAAAGGGAACACGCTGGGCTGGGGCTCCAACGAGTGGGCGGTGGCCCCCGAGCGCAGCGCGGACGGCAGCGCCATCCTGCTGGCCGATCCGCACCTCACATGGCAGGGCATGTCCGTGTTTTACGAGGCGCACGTGTATGGCGACGCGCTGGCGGAGCAGCACGGCTTCTTTCTCGTGGGCGTGTACCTGCTTGCCTACGGGCACAACCAGCACGTCGGCTGGGCCCCCACCACCGGCGGCCCCGACACCGGCGACGTGTACGCCATGAAGCTCAACCCGGACAACCCCACCCAGTATGAATACGATGGCGAATGGCGCGACGCGAAGGTCGGGATGATCTCCATACCCGTGAAGGGCGGCGACCCCGTCCAGATGCCCACCTACACCACCCATCTTGGACCCGCGTTCGCGGAGCCGAACATCGAAAAGCAGACCATCCTCGTCGGCGCAACGCCGTACTTCGATCAGATGCAGCTCCTCGAACAAGGCTACAAGACCCTCCAGGCGCGCAATGTGGACGAGTTCACGGAAGCGATTTCGATGAACCAGTTCATGCAGCAAAACCTGATGTCCGCGGACCGCGACGGCAATATCGCGTATGCGCGCGTGGGCATGACGCCCATCCGGCCCGAGGGCTACGACTGGGGCGCGCCGGTGCCCGGGAATACCTCGAAAACAGCCTGGCTCGGCATCCATCCCCTCTCGGATCACGTCCAGATCAAGAATCCGCCCCACGGCTACATGCAGAACTGCAACATCAGCCCCGAGTTCATGATGGTCGACTCACCGCTCACCCCGGACAAGTACATCGACTACCTCTACAACGTCAGCTGGGATACCCGGAACAGCCGCGGTGATCGCGCGCTCCAGGTCCTCGACGCGGACGACAGCCTCACCCGGGAAGAGGCCATCGACCTGGCCTTCGATATCACCGATCCCTACTGGGCGGGTTGGAAGTCGGCCCTGGAGAAGGTGGCCATTGGGCCCGCGAAGGTCGCCCTGGAAGATGCTGGCTACAAAACCGACTTCGACCGCCTCCTGAACTGGGATGCCCGCTACCACCGGGACAGCACCGCCGCCCCGCTCGTGCGCTACTTCCGCCTGACAGCCTTTGAGAAAGTCGACCCCGGCAAGGTCAACGCCGGGCGCCACCTCAATATGGACGAGCTCTTCGCCTTGAAGGACGCGCTCGACGAGGCCCGCGAGCAGATGATCGCGCTCTACGGGCGCACCGATATCGCCTGGGGCGACATGATCACCGTGGGCCGCGGCGGGAAATTCTTCCCCGCGTCCGGCGGCGACTACGGCGGCGGCGAAAACGACAAGCGCGTTCGAAGCCTCCTCAGCCTCGGGGTGCGGGAGACGGAACAGGGGAGCGGCAAATACCTGGCGAACAAGGGTTCCATGGCCATGATCCTCATGTTCATGCACGAGGACGGGGTGGAGTCCTACACCTGCGTCCCATGGGGTCAGAGCGCCGATCCCGATTCGCCGCACTACATGGACCAGGGCGAGAAGCTGTTCACCCAGCGCAAGTTCAAGCCGGTCTTCCGTACGAAGGAAGCCCTCCTGGAAAACACGACCTCGGAGAAGACCCTGACGTACGACCCCAGCTGA
- the dut gene encoding dUTP diphosphatase → MKHIRVAITRDPGTEDLPLPAYESALAAGMDLRAAVAEPLTLAPGDRAMIPTGIRIGLPPGAEAQVRPRSGLAIRHGISMVNSPGTIDADYRGEVQVLLINHGREPFTIQRGDRIAQLVVAPVFHAGWDLVDALDETLRGDGGFGHTGV, encoded by the coding sequence GTGAAGCATATCCGCGTCGCCATAACCCGCGACCCCGGCACGGAAGACCTCCCCCTGCCCGCCTATGAATCGGCCCTGGCCGCCGGGATGGATCTCCGCGCCGCAGTGGCGGAGCCGCTCACCCTCGCGCCCGGTGATCGCGCCATGATCCCCACCGGCATCCGCATCGGGCTGCCCCCGGGCGCGGAGGCGCAGGTCCGCCCGCGAAGCGGGCTCGCCATCCGCCACGGCATCTCCATGGTCAACAGCCCCGGCACCATCGACGCCGACTACCGCGGGGAGGTCCAGGTCCTGCTCATCAACCACGGCCGCGAACCTTTCACCATCCAGCGCGGCGATCGCATCGCCCAGCTCGTGGTCGCGCCCGTCTTTCACGCCGGGTGGGACCTCGTCGACGCGCTCGACGAAACGCTTCGCGGCGATGGCGGCTTCGGGCACACCGGGGTATAG
- a CDS encoding decaprenyl-phosphate phosphoribosyltransferase has protein sequence MAVQEDADVMAARSLMPATGVCIRAMRPYQWTKNLLLFAALVFAGELGNPARIGISALAFAAFCLAASATYIFNDILDIESDREHPKKRHRPLASGALSVPAALLMVVALFGVSLALAAYIRLPFLAALIAYVALTIAYSLQLKHLMIIDVMAIALGFVVRAVAGALALDVPFSNWLVVCTLFLATFLGLSKRRQEIMLLEGGAQSHRQVLQHYTVNYLDQLILIMAGGTLLTYTIYTCSPEVIERLGTDKLYVTLPFVVYGLFRYLHLIHHKTGGGDPSSTLLQDRPLGVTVLLWAAACAALIYLPSL, from the coding sequence ATGGCAGTTCAAGAAGATGCGGATGTGATGGCCGCGCGCAGTCTAATGCCGGCCACCGGGGTATGCATCCGCGCGATGCGCCCCTACCAGTGGACCAAGAACCTTCTGCTCTTTGCGGCGCTCGTTTTCGCCGGGGAACTTGGCAATCCCGCGCGCATCGGGATTAGCGCGCTCGCCTTCGCCGCGTTTTGTCTCGCCGCGAGCGCAACCTATATCTTCAACGACATCCTCGACATCGAGAGCGATCGCGAACACCCCAAAAAGCGCCACCGCCCCCTGGCCAGCGGGGCCCTGAGCGTGCCCGCCGCCCTGTTGATGGTCGTGGCGCTGTTCGGGGTCAGCCTGGCGCTCGCCGCGTACATCCGATTGCCGTTTCTCGCGGCGCTCATCGCCTACGTCGCGCTCACCATCGCCTACTCCCTGCAGTTGAAGCACCTCATGATCATCGACGTCATGGCCATCGCGCTGGGCTTCGTCGTGCGCGCCGTCGCCGGCGCCCTGGCGCTGGACGTGCCCTTTTCCAACTGGCTGGTGGTCTGCACGCTGTTTCTCGCCACCTTTCTCGGCCTCAGCAAGCGCCGCCAGGAAATCATGCTCCTCGAAGGCGGGGCCCAGTCCCATCGCCAGGTCTTGCAGCACTATACCGTGAACTACCTCGACCAGCTGATTCTCATCATGGCCGGCGGAACGCTCCTTACCTACACCATCTATACGTGTTCTCCCGAGGTCATCGAGCGTCTCGGCACCGACAAGCTGTATGTGACGCTGCCCTTTGTGGTGTACGGCCTGTTCCGCTACCTGCACCTCATCCACCACAAGACCGGCGGCGGGGACCCCAGCAGCACCCTCCTGCAGGACCGCCCGCTCGGCGTCACCGTACTCCTCTGGGCCGCCGCCTGCGCCGCCCTCATCTACCTGCCGTCCCTGTAG
- a CDS encoding SDR family oxidoreductase, translated as MAVEFRHSAVLLGSTSAIMHALAQNYAAAGYALILGARDDEENAIRARDLSVRHGVPVHALHFDAAATDTHAAFVNECEAVLGTRPTGVVAGFGAMADQAAAQRDIAVARAMIDVNLTGMISILEQFAAVFEERGSGFIGVLSSVAGDRGKQSNYIYGATKAGLTCYLEGLRVRLYKSNVSVTTIQPGFVDTAMTWGLPLPGPLVASPAQAGRAIFRAVSRGRDEAYVPFFWRYIMWIIRCIPRWQFKKMRM; from the coding sequence ATGGCCGTGGAATTCCGTCATAGCGCCGTCCTGCTCGGCTCGACCTCCGCCATCATGCACGCCCTGGCCCAGAACTACGCCGCCGCCGGGTACGCCCTGATACTCGGCGCGCGCGACGATGAGGAAAACGCGATCCGCGCGCGGGACCTTTCCGTCCGCCATGGTGTGCCCGTGCACGCGCTGCATTTCGACGCCGCCGCAACCGATACCCACGCGGCCTTCGTGAATGAGTGCGAGGCGGTACTCGGCACGCGCCCCACCGGGGTCGTCGCCGGTTTCGGCGCCATGGCGGATCAGGCCGCGGCCCAGCGCGACATCGCCGTGGCCCGCGCTATGATCGACGTCAACCTGACCGGGATGATCTCGATTCTCGAACAGTTTGCCGCCGTCTTTGAGGAGCGGGGATCGGGTTTCATCGGCGTGCTCTCGTCGGTGGCGGGCGATCGCGGCAAGCAGAGCAACTACATCTACGGCGCGACGAAAGCGGGCCTCACCTGCTACCTGGAAGGGCTCCGCGTCCGGCTCTACAAGTCGAATGTCTCCGTGACCACCATCCAGCCGGGCTTCGTGGATACCGCCATGACCTGGGGGCTGCCCCTGCCCGGCCCCCTCGTCGCCTCGCCGGCGCAGGCCGGCCGCGCGATCTTCCGCGCCGTCAGCCGCGGGCGCGACGAGGCCTATGTGCCCTTCTTCTGGCGCTACATCATGTGGATCATCCGGTGCATCCCGCGATGGCAGTTCAAGAAGATGCGGATGTGA
- a CDS encoding FAD-binding oxidoreductase, giving the protein MNPEPCAVFRPERRRALRELIACKILPTTLARGLARSYGDTAVNGDGGVIDMTRLNRMIAFDAETGVLECEAGVSLAEIIEVFLPRGYFVPVTPGTKYVTVGGAIANDVHGKNHHGDGTFCEFVESFELLLPSGDVLICSKSENTDVFWATAGGIGLTGIIVTARLRLLPVESAYISADYTRCTDLEHALEAMAATDSAHKYSVAWVDCLARGANLGRSVLMQGDHASPRQLTGRRRSRPFAVKKGLPKAVPFPCPQFVLNPAAVTAFNKAFYALHPTAIGKIVDFDSYFYPLDAIHHWNRLYGRRGFAQYQATLPFESKQGLVKILERLSESRRASFLAVLKTFGEQNPGLLSHPMKGYTLTLDIPNHAGLTPFLHELDRILLEYGGRLYLAKDAVAKPETIAAMYPRLDEFREIRKRLDPRGVLVSSMARRLGIV; this is encoded by the coding sequence ATGAACCCCGAGCCCTGCGCGGTGTTCCGGCCCGAACGCCGCCGCGCCCTGCGCGAACTCATCGCCTGTAAGATCCTCCCGACCACCCTGGCCCGCGGCCTCGCGCGGAGCTATGGCGACACCGCCGTCAATGGCGACGGCGGCGTGATCGACATGACGCGCCTGAACCGGATGATCGCGTTTGACGCGGAAACGGGCGTGCTGGAGTGCGAGGCCGGGGTCAGCCTGGCGGAGATCATCGAGGTCTTTCTGCCCCGGGGCTATTTCGTTCCCGTTACGCCCGGCACGAAATATGTCACCGTGGGCGGGGCGATCGCCAACGATGTGCACGGAAAAAACCACCACGGCGACGGCACATTCTGCGAGTTCGTGGAGTCCTTCGAGTTGCTGCTGCCCTCCGGCGACGTGTTGATCTGCTCCAAGTCGGAAAATACCGATGTCTTCTGGGCGACCGCCGGCGGGATCGGGCTTACCGGCATCATCGTCACCGCCCGGCTGCGCCTGTTGCCCGTCGAGAGCGCGTACATTTCGGCGGACTATACGCGCTGCACGGATCTGGAGCACGCGCTGGAGGCCATGGCGGCGACCGACAGCGCCCACAAGTACTCCGTGGCCTGGGTGGATTGCCTGGCGCGCGGCGCGAACCTGGGGCGATCGGTGCTGATGCAGGGCGACCATGCCAGCCCCCGCCAGCTTACCGGCAGGCGCCGCTCCCGCCCCTTTGCGGTGAAGAAAGGCCTGCCGAAGGCCGTGCCCTTCCCCTGCCCCCAGTTCGTGCTGAATCCCGCCGCCGTTACGGCGTTCAATAAGGCCTTCTACGCCCTGCATCCGACGGCCATCGGAAAGATCGTGGATTTCGACTCGTACTTCTACCCGCTCGACGCGATCCATCACTGGAACCGCCTCTACGGGCGCCGGGGCTTCGCCCAGTACCAGGCCACGCTCCCATTTGAGAGTAAGCAGGGCCTGGTCAAGATTCTGGAGCGCCTTTCGGAGTCGCGGCGGGCTTCGTTCCTGGCGGTGCTCAAGACCTTCGGCGAACAGAATCCGGGGCTGCTCTCGCATCCGATGAAGGGCTATACGTTGACCCTGGACATCCCGAACCACGCGGGCCTGACGCCCTTCCTGCACGAGCTCGATCGCATCCTGCTCGAATACGGCGGGCGCCTTTATCTGGCGAAGGACGCCGTGGCGAAGCCGGAAACCATCGCGGCCATGTATCCGCGCCTCGATGAATTCCGGGAAATCCGGAAACGCCTCGACCCCCGGGGTGTGCTCGTTTCGTCGATGGCGCGGCGGCTGGGGATCGTCTGA
- a CDS encoding 3'(2'),5'-bisphosphate nucleotidase, translating to MLDTRHPEVNLALTIVREGAAVALRVQERLAARDLTKSDCSPVTVADFASQALAARTLQAHSPDTPLVGEESAAALRGPDASEVRRLVAEFAGEVAPGATEEAVCDWIDRGLGEPGSRFWTLDPIDGTKGYLRGGQYAVALALVEEGQVVLGALACPHLGEGCAPADGGGAVLIARRGEGAWLSLGGASDFTPLRVSACREMRRARVMRSAEDSHTNAGAIDALGARLGIAAEPVRMDSQAKYAVLAAGGGELLFRLLNPGREDYKECIWDQAAGSIILEEAGGRITDLKGRALDFTQGRKLAANTGVFASNGPLHEAGLEAIAQVCKLP from the coding sequence ATGCTGGACACCCGCCATCCGGAAGTGAATCTTGCCCTGACGATCGTGCGCGAGGGCGCCGCCGTGGCGCTGCGCGTCCAGGAACGGCTCGCGGCGCGCGACCTGACAAAAAGCGACTGTTCGCCGGTTACGGTGGCGGATTTCGCATCCCAGGCCCTCGCGGCGCGCACCCTGCAGGCGCATTCACCCGATACCCCGCTGGTGGGCGAGGAAAGCGCCGCGGCCCTCCGCGGCCCCGACGCGAGCGAAGTGCGCCGGCTTGTCGCCGAGTTCGCCGGCGAAGTCGCCCCCGGCGCCACGGAAGAGGCCGTATGCGACTGGATCGATCGCGGCCTGGGCGAGCCGGGGTCGCGTTTCTGGACCCTCGACCCCATCGACGGCACGAAGGGTTACCTGCGGGGCGGGCAATATGCCGTGGCCCTGGCGCTCGTCGAGGAAGGCCAAGTGGTGCTTGGCGCGCTGGCCTGCCCCCATCTGGGGGAGGGTTGCGCGCCGGCGGACGGCGGCGGGGCGGTGCTGATCGCGCGGCGTGGCGAAGGGGCCTGGCTCTCCCTCGGCGGCGCCAGCGACTTCACCCCCTTGCGCGTGTCGGCCTGCCGGGAAATGCGGCGGGCGCGGGTCATGCGATCGGCGGAAGACAGCCACACGAACGCCGGGGCGATCGACGCCCTGGGCGCCCGCCTGGGGATCGCGGCGGAGCCCGTCCGCATGGACAGCCAGGCGAAATATGCCGTGCTGGCGGCGGGCGGCGGCGAGCTGCTCTTCCGCCTGCTGAATCCGGGCCGCGAAGACTACAAGGAATGCATCTGGGATCAGGCGGCGGGATCGATCATCCTGGAAGAGGCGGGCGGCCGCATCACGGACCTCAAAGGGCGCGCGCTCGATTTCACGCAGGGGCGGAAACTGGCCGCCAACACGGGCGTTTTCGCCTCGAATGGCCCCCTTCACGAGGCCGGCCTGGAGGCTATCGCCCAGGTCTGCAAGCTGCCCTGA
- a CDS encoding PilZ domain-containing protein has protein sequence MASSAESHAADKFFAPGNRCLLIIMKQRFLVSIQSVTENSIEVSFPVRDFPVEGMRVFLEFHDLEGYTRYESEVLVAPKEPGDFLVLRRPPDYVRNYHRGSWRVPVDFKAEVKGHVHPRRLHVPVVNLSTGGMLLLSDSAMEVDDVIESWLPIPELEGEKMTCKVVHRHENRQDGGLPQVGCAFISPDPTNLKVISNYIWDRIRALGPDYPPVET, from the coding sequence GTGGCTTCATCCGCTGAATCACACGCGGCCGACAAGTTCTTTGCGCCCGGGAATCGGTGCCTGCTCATCATCATGAAGCAGCGCTTTCTCGTGAGTATACAGAGCGTCACCGAGAACAGCATCGAAGTGAGTTTTCCCGTTCGGGATTTCCCCGTCGAGGGGATGCGGGTCTTCCTCGAATTCCATGACCTCGAGGGCTATACCCGCTATGAGTCGGAGGTGCTCGTCGCGCCGAAGGAGCCGGGGGACTTTCTCGTGCTCCGGCGCCCGCCGGATTACGTCCGCAATTACCACCGGGGTTCCTGGCGCGTGCCGGTTGATTTCAAGGCGGAGGTAAAGGGGCACGTGCATCCCCGGCGTCTCCACGTTCCCGTGGTCAATCTCAGCACGGGCGGCATGCTGCTGCTTTCCGACAGCGCGATGGAAGTCGATGACGTGATCGAGTCCTGGCTGCCCATTCCGGAGCTGGAAGGGGAGAAGATGACCTGCAAGGTCGTCCACCGGCACGAAAACCGGCAGGACGGCGGCCTGCCGCAGGTGGGTTGCGCGTTTATCAGCCCGGACCCCACGAACCTCAAGGTCATTTCGAACTACATCTGGGACCGAATTCGCGCGCTGGGTCCGGACTATCCCCCGGTTGAGACCTGA